Proteins encoded in a region of the Scomber scombrus chromosome 16, fScoSco1.1, whole genome shotgun sequence genome:
- the cfap300 gene encoding cilia- and flagella-associated protein 300, translating into MAGEQLYAFEQSFSFSPLPSKKYSFLQDKDILTLLMKWSMLGRISAQTFSFDQSFYPYNSERFALCFFRDPDVVSSLRKMETGAWVPLEKPAVSVDVEVVPCTKVSMELFDPIYSCGVLRPTGHVVKCFHDVYPDYDELRQMLQEEDSEHYHVIGRAERGEFLFRLFKHLCLGGELCQYEDTIDPYISTTKHIYKDLISVQKAPETNKISVVSTVLKVSAQDESGRCYPGRGEAEQTFAYMIVDPYKRHVTLLYHCYGVGSFTF; encoded by the exons ATGGCAGGAGAGCAATTATACGCGTTTGAGCAAAGTTTTTCCTTCAGTCCTCTTCCCTCCAAGAAGTATTCTTTCCTGCAGGACAAGGACATTTTAACCCTGCTAATGAAATG gtCCATGCTTGGGAGGATTTCAGCTCAGACTTTCAGCTTTGACCAGAGTTTTTACCCTTACAACAGTGAAAGGTTTGCACTG TGTTTTTTCAGAGACCCAGATGTGGTTTCCAGTCTGAGAAAGATGGAGACAGGAGCCTGGGTGCCTCTCG AAAAGCCGGCGGTGTCTGTTGATGTGGAGGTTGTGCCGTGCACTAAGGTCTCCATGGAGCTATTTGACCCAATCTACTCTTGTGGTGTCCTGAGGCCTACTGGACATGTAGTTAAATGCTTCCATGACGTCTACCCTGACTATGATGAACTCAGACAG ATGCTGCAGGAAGAGGACTCTGAGCACTATCATGTGATTGGGAGAGCTGAGCGAGGGGAGTTTCTGTTTCGCCTGTTCAAGCACCTGTGTCTAGGGGGAGAGCTATGTCAGTACGAGGACACCATTGACCCTTATATCAGCACCACAAAGCACATTTACAAAGACCTGATCAG TGTACAGAAGGCTCCAGAGACAAATAAGATCAGTGTTGTCTCCACAGTGCTCAAAGTCTCTGCCCAG GATGAGTCTGGAAGATGTTACCCTGGGAGAGGGGAGGCGGAGCAGACATTTGCCTATATGATTGTCGACCCCTACAAACGACATGTGACTTTGTTATACCACTGTTACGGCGTTGGTAGCTTCACATTTTGA